GCATCACCCAAACAACGCGGTCTGGTATTCAGCGCCTACATGATTGCCTCGTATCTCGGGCTGGTGCTGGGGCAGTTGATTCTGGTGATCCATCCGCAGCTGGGCCTCGAACTGCTGATGCTGGTGGCGCTGTGTTTCACCTTGTGCCTGGTGCCGGTCGCGATGACCCGCAGCATTCACCCCGCGCCGATGCACCCTGCGCCGCTGGAGCCGGCGTTTTTTATGCGTCGGGTGCCGCAGTCGTTGACCACGGTGTTCAGCGCCGGTTTGATCATCGGTTCGTTTTACGGGCTGGCGCCGTTGTATGCCGCCCAGCAGGGCCTGACCACAGAGCACGTCGGCTTGTTCATGGGCTTTTGTATCGGTGCGGGTTTGCTGGTGCAGTGGCCTTTGGGCTGGCTCTCGGATCGCTATGATCGGCCCCGGCTGATTCGCGGTGTGGCGGGGCTGTTGGTGCTGGCATCGCTGCCGCTGGCTATTTTCCCCGATGTGCCGATCCAGGTGCTGTTTTCGGTAGGGTTCGCGGCGTCGCTCTTGCAGTTTTCGCTGTATCCGCTGGCCGTGGCGTTTTCAAACGACCACGTCGAAGCCGAGCGCCGGGTCTCCTTGACCGCGATGTTGTTGATGACTTACGGCGTGGGCGCCAGTATCGGGCCACTGGCGTCGGGCGTGCTGATGAAGATGTTCGGCAGCAATATGCTGTATGCCTTCGTCTGTTTTACGGCATTGATTCTGACACTGAGTATTCGTCCGAAAGCGGTTACCAACCTGCATCAGGTCGAAGACGCTCCGCTGCACCACATTGCGATGCCGGACAGCATGTCCAGTTCGCCGTTGGTGGTGGCGCTCGATCCGCGGGTCGATGAGCAAGTGGTCCAGGACCAGATGCAGACCACAACTGACCCTGCGCCCGAGCCTGAGGCGCAGCCCGATCCAGAGCCGCCGCTGGACACTGACTACATGGCGCCTGCTACCTCGGAAGAGGCAAGCACCGAGCCACAGCCAGCCCGGCCGAATCCGGCGAACGGTGTGACGAATGACGTGGGGATTGATCGACCGATGTGATGCGCATGCACGCGAATACGTTAGGCGGTCGTGATCAGATGGGCCGCCTCGCCAACAAGCTCGCGCCTACAGAGCCGTCTTCCCAGCTGGAGTGGTGGAAGATCTGTAGGAGCGAATTCATTCGCGAGGCGGTGGGGTTGGAATCAGAAGTCGTCGTCTTTGTCGAAGCGGCGTGCTTCACGTTGCAACTGGTAAACGAAACGTTCGACCTGACGCTGCACCAGCCCGCTCATGTTGTGAAAGCGTACGCCGGCGAAGGTGGTGTTGATGCGCTCTTCGAAATGCAGATACCGCAACTCGACCGGGGCGGTCATGTTGCCGAAGGGCAGGCCGGCGACGAAGCGCTCGTACACCTGACCCAATTGCACACGTTCGGACACATCGCCCTCAAAGCGCAGCTTGCAGCCGGTCGCCGAGATATCCAGCAATTTGCCTTTGAGCGGAGATTTGAGCTTGTCGCCGCCAATCTCGATGTTCACCAGAGAGGCCAGCTTCAGTGCGGCGCGAAACGCGTTGCGACGCTGGTGATACACCACTTCCAGCGGCAGAGGCCCGCGATAGCTGCGCGGATCGTCTATCACCGTCAACTGAGCCTTGCACTCCCAGGCGATGCGCACACCATCATGGAAGCCTTCGACCCTGAATGGTTCGCCCGCAGCCAGAAAGCGCTCGCCGTCTCGGGGGATCATTTCATCGAAGGTTATCGATCCATCACGATCAATGTCGGTGATATAGCTCTGGAAACGCTGGCTGCGCTCGTGAAAGGTAATGATCAGCGGATCATGGCTTTCAAGCAGCAGACGCAGGTTGGCGGCGATTTCCAAAGGGGTTGTCATTACCTTCGGGGGCTGCGGAACGTCGTCCGCGCTTGAGGCATTCACGGGTAATCCATCTCCAGGCAAAATACGACAGCGTGTAGCTCGCAGCATTTTGCCAGCATGCTTCACGCCTTGATACAGGAACTTACACCTGGCTAAGCGGACGTGGCCGTGCTTTTCCGGAGGTCGAGCCGCGGCTGTCATATAGCGTAGGGGTGTCGCCGCCGTTCAGTATGGATAGCTGGTTATTGGTCTTGATTTGCTGCAACTGGATCAGCGTGCCGTTTTCTTCGTTGGCCGCCTTGCAGTCGTTCATCAGGGCAGTCAGTTCATCGCCGGCTTTGAGCAACTCGGCACCGACCGATGAATGTCGCGCTACCTCTTCCAATCCGTTGCGATTGGTCGGCAGGCCGAGGCTTGCCAGTAGCTGACTGCGTCGACGGCCATGCTGGTCAAGAACGATCACCAACGCCTGTTTCTGCGCGAGGATGCGTTCCATTTCGAGCATGTCGCGTCCGTGCAGCGCAATGGACTCGGCTTGCAGCAGCTCAAGCAGGTGCTGAGCTGGTGCAATGTCATCAGTGATCAGTTGAAGCAAAGTAGTGTCTTGCATCGCATGCTCTGGGATTTAAGCGTCCAGAAGCCCCGGCGCGGGCTTAGCGCTGGGCTTCGAAATTAAGCAGCTTGCTGGCAACGCGGTTGCTGTCGACCGTGTAGCTGCCATCTGCGACTGCCGCTTTCAATTCGGCCACACGGGCAGAGTTGACGGTAGGCTGATCGCGCAGCGAATCAGTGATCTTCTGCAACTGTTGAGCTTCACTGCTCAGATGTACTGCCTCACCACTGCTCACACTCGGGGAACTGCTCACCGGGGTTGTTGCTTCGGTCTTTGCAGTTTCTTTGGTGGCGGCAGTACGTGTGGTACCACCCACGGCAGTGGAGCTATTCAA
The DNA window shown above is from Pseudomonas sp. BSw22131 and carries:
- a CDS encoding flagella synthesis protein FlgN codes for the protein MQDTTLLQLITDDIAPAQHLLELLQAESIALHGRDMLEMERILAQKQALVIVLDQHGRRRSQLLASLGLPTNRNGLEEVARHSSVGAELLKAGDELTALMNDCKAANEENGTLIQLQQIKTNNQLSILNGGDTPTLYDSRGSTSGKARPRPLSQV
- a CDS encoding MFS transporter — protein: MRQIWKSFRALYFASLMMLIGSGLLSTYLALRLAADQVDGLWVGALMAANYIGLALGGKIGHRLIGRVGHIRAYATCAGIVGAAVLGHGLIDYLPAWIFLRMIVGLGMMCQYMVIESWLNEQASPKQRGLVFSAYMIASYLGLVLGQLILVIHPQLGLELLMLVALCFTLCLVPVAMTRSIHPAPMHPAPLEPAFFMRRVPQSLTTVFSAGLIIGSFYGLAPLYAAQQGLTTEHVGLFMGFCIGAGLLVQWPLGWLSDRYDRPRLIRGVAGLLVLASLPLAIFPDVPIQVLFSVGFAASLLQFSLYPLAVAFSNDHVEAERRVSLTAMLLMTYGVGASIGPLASGVLMKMFGSNMLYAFVCFTALILTLSIRPKAVTNLHQVEDAPLHHIAMPDSMSSSPLVVALDPRVDEQVVQDQMQTTTDPAPEPEAQPDPEPPLDTDYMAPATSEEASTEPQPARPNPANGVTNDVGIDRPM
- the flgM gene encoding flagellar biosynthesis anti-sigma factor FlgM; translated protein: MVIDFSRLNSSTAVGGTTRTAATKETAKTEATTPVSSSPSVSSGEAVHLSSEAQQLQKITDSLRDQPTVNSARVAELKAAVADGSYTVDSNRVASKLLNFEAQR
- a CDS encoding flagellar brake protein, coding for MNASSADDVPQPPKVMTTPLEIAANLRLLLESHDPLIITFHERSQRFQSYITDIDRDGSITFDEMIPRDGERFLAAGEPFRVEGFHDGVRIAWECKAQLTVIDDPRSYRGPLPLEVVYHQRRNAFRAALKLASLVNIEIGGDKLKSPLKGKLLDISATGCKLRFEGDVSERVQLGQVYERFVAGLPFGNMTAPVELRYLHFEERINTTFAGVRFHNMSGLVQRQVERFVYQLQREARRFDKDDDF